From the genome of Pantoea alfalfae, one region includes:
- the mnmE gene encoding tRNA uridine-5-carboxymethylaminomethyl(34) synthesis GTPase MnmE, translated as MSHSDTIVAQATPPGRGGVGILRVSGAQAAEVARQLLGKLPKPRYADYLPFTDSDGSVLDQGIALWFPGPNSFTGEDVLELQGHGGPVILDLLLKRIVALPGVRIAQPGEFSERAFLNDKLDLAQAEAIADLIDASSEQAARSAVNSLQGAFSTRVNHLVEALTHLRIYVEAAIDFPDEEIDFLSDGRIEAQLNTVIGDLDAVRAEARQGSLLREGMKVVIAGRPNAGKSSLLNALAGRDAAIVTDIAGTTRDVLREHIHIDGMPLHIIDTAGLREASDEVERIGIERAWQEIEQADRVLFMVDGTTTDATEAAAIWPDFVSRLPPELPITVVRNKADVTGEPLGLTEVNGHSLIRLSARTSEGVDALRDHLKQSMGFSGNMEGGFLARRRHLQALEQAATHLQQGKAQLLGARAGELLAEELRVAQQALSEITGEFTSDDLLGRIFSSFCIGK; from the coding sequence ATGAGCCACAGCGATACCATTGTTGCCCAGGCGACGCCACCCGGACGCGGCGGCGTCGGCATTCTGCGCGTCTCTGGCGCGCAGGCGGCAGAGGTTGCCCGCCAGTTGCTGGGTAAACTGCCTAAGCCCAGATACGCCGATTACCTGCCGTTTACTGATAGCGACGGCAGCGTGCTGGATCAGGGCATTGCGCTGTGGTTTCCCGGTCCTAACTCCTTTACCGGCGAAGATGTGCTGGAGCTGCAGGGTCACGGCGGCCCGGTGATCCTCGATCTGCTGCTGAAGCGCATTGTGGCGCTGCCGGGCGTGCGTATCGCTCAGCCGGGTGAGTTCTCTGAGCGGGCGTTTCTGAACGACAAGCTCGATCTGGCGCAGGCCGAAGCCATTGCCGACCTGATTGATGCCAGCTCTGAGCAGGCGGCGCGTTCGGCCGTGAACTCGCTACAGGGCGCGTTCTCCACCCGGGTCAATCATCTTGTGGAAGCACTCACTCACCTGCGCATCTATGTCGAAGCGGCTATCGACTTCCCGGATGAAGAGATCGATTTCCTCTCTGATGGCCGAATCGAAGCGCAGCTGAATACGGTGATCGGTGATCTGGATGCGGTCCGTGCCGAAGCGCGTCAGGGCAGCCTGCTGCGTGAAGGAATGAAAGTGGTGATTGCGGGCCGCCCCAATGCGGGCAAATCGAGCCTGCTGAATGCGCTGGCAGGCCGTGACGCCGCTATCGTTACGGACATTGCGGGCACCACCCGTGACGTACTGCGTGAACATATTCATATAGATGGCATGCCGCTGCATATCATCGACACCGCTGGACTGCGTGAGGCCAGTGACGAAGTCGAACGTATCGGGATTGAGCGTGCCTGGCAGGAGATTGAACAGGCTGACCGCGTGCTGTTTATGGTGGACGGCACCACCACCGATGCCACCGAAGCGGCGGCTATCTGGCCCGATTTTGTCTCCCGCCTGCCGCCGGAACTGCCGATTACCGTGGTCCGCAACAAGGCGGATGTCACCGGTGAGCCTTTAGGCCTGACAGAAGTGAACGGTCACTCACTGATTCGCCTGTCGGCACGCACCAGCGAGGGCGTCGATGCACTGCGGGATCACCTGAAGCAGAGCATGGGCTTCTCCGGCAATATGGAAGGCGGCTTCCTGGCGCGTCGTCGTCATCTGCAGGCGCTGGAGCAGGCGGCAACGCACTTACAGCAGGGAAAAGCGCAACTGCTCGGTGCCCGGGCCGGTGAGTTACTGGCGGAGGAGCTGCGTGTTGCTCAGCAGGCGTTAAGTGAGATTACCGGTGAATTCACCTCTGACGATCTGCTGGGCCGTATCTTCTCCAGCTTCTGTATCGGTAAATAG